Within the Enterococcus hirae ATCC 9790 genome, the region TTTCCCGACTGGGGAATTCCTTTAGCACTTACGATAATTAGTTGTATTTGTACACCACTATTATTTGGTGGGTATAACGTATTTCACTTTTTTGTAGCTATTGTGACTGTAGGAATTACAGTGTATGGCGATCAATTATGGAAACAAACGACTTATGGAATCAAAGAATTAGATAAAGGAGACGATGAAAATGAGTTACACAATTAACAAAGAATTTATGTTAGCAGCAAACGAAGGCGATTCAAGAAAAGCTCAAAATTGGTACATTATCGCTCATGAAACAGCCAATCCTCGTGCAACTGGGCGGAATGAAGCAAGTTATATGAAAAATAATTGGCGTAATGCTTATACGACTCATGTTGTAGGCGATGGTATCGTTTATTTGATTGGAGAACCAGGCTATGTTTCTTGGGGCGCATTAGATGCCAATTGTTATGCACCAGCGCAAATCGAATTACAACATACGACAGATAAAGCTTTATTTGAAAAAAATTACCGTGTGTATGTGGAATTGATTCGCGACTTATGTAATCAATTCGGTATTCCTAAAACACTTGATGCAGGTGGAAAAGGCATAAAAGGAGTGAAAAGCCATCAATGGGTAACACAAAATTATGGTGGTGACCACACGGATCCATACGGCTATTTAGCAAGTATGGGAATCAGCAAAGAACAGTTTGCACGAGATATAGCGAATGGTTTTGGTTCTAGTTGTAAGACAGTAACTGCACAATCTAAACCAGTTGCAAAACCACAAACACCATCCGACCATGACAAAGCAGTAGCAGCAAGTAAAGCTGTTCATCAAGGTAACGCATGGGCGAAACTAGACAAATTCAATGAAGTAAGTAAAGGAAAAGTTCGAATTGCTGGTTGGCTAGTGCCAGATAAACCAGATGGTCCAATTGGAAAATGTGCTTATATTCTTATTATGAAGCATGGCACAAATAAAGAAATCACTCGTGTGGCTTCCCAAGGGATCAAACGCCCTGATGTGAAGAAAACCTATGGATACAAAGGTGGCGATGCTTTAGGAATGGACGTTACTGTGGATCTAAGTTGGGTGAAAAAAGGAACGAAAATCGATATCATTTTCCGTCGTTGTAATCAAGCAAATGGTGAAGGTGCAGTGAATGATGTGCGTATCAGGGATATTTATTTAACATTATAAAAATGTGGTATTAATTTTAAAAAAAATTATTGAAGGTAAGTTTGAAGTAATATATTATTGTTATAGAGATTTTGGCTATTAAATTATCTCTCATATACAAGCTAATGAGTCTCTATAACAACTCCCTCTTTTTTTGACATCTGATTATGTAAATCTGGTAGAATGTTCTTTTGTATCTCTTTCATGTCCCCTATCAGATTTGCATGACACCTTGTACTTTTAGCTTAACTGGTCAGATCAGATGGCTTATAACTATCTGATTGTAGGTTTTAATTCTACAGGGTACATAAAAATTTAGTTACCATTAAGGAGGAACTTATATGGATAAAAGACTTAAATTTATCAATATTCTCAGTTTATTAATAGGAATATTAGTAAGTATAGAAATTTTTACAAACTGGTTTGGTATGCTATTTTCTAGTCTCATTCCTGTTTTATTAATGGGAGTAATAGGATTTATACTTTCTATTTGGTCATTAAGTAAAAATAGTAGTCTTATTGAAAAAGTTATCTCAGTATGTGGATTGTTGTTAAATATTATCCCTGTAGGATATTTTATATTATTATTTTTTGCAATAGGTTAATATCTTATGTTTTTTTGACATGTTATATAGGGAAGTTAATCTATAATTTAAATTATTTTTCAAACATATTTGATATGCACTTTATTTCTTTATTTTAATTTATAAGTATAAAAAAATAAAAAACAATAAATTTAATTATGTTAAAATGATAATGTCATCATATTACACAATCTTAACCCCGTTTCCATTTATGGTGACATCTATTCAGAGCTACTTGAAAGAGTAGCTCTTTCTAGTTTCTTTAGATTAATATATTTTATAAAAAATAGATTGTATTTCTATTCTGACGTTTTTGATTAAATATAATGTTTTTCTTATTAGGCGGTATTTTTTATATTAGATATAACAAAAACAAATAAAAAAACTTGATTTCATATATTATAATTATAATGTGCTACAAGATATTCCATGTTGTATTCGCATTATTCAGTTTAAACTACGTAGCACAAAATAAAATTCGTAGTAAACTACGATCAACTTCACAAAGATCTCCTGTGTTTTACTGCGATTTATTATCTATAAGACTACTCATAAGAGTAGTCTTTACATAAAAAATAATAAAGAAGGTATCACTATGTATTATGTAGAAGTACAAACACGAGGAGTAAAAAACAGGCAATATGTCAAAAGTGTAATCAATAATTATCCACTATTAGGATCATGGAAAGAGGCTGAACCATTTTCAAAAGAATGTGCATTGCAAATAAAATCAGTTTTAGAATAAGAACTAATTTGTGGAAAAGCAATTGACAATATTGTAGAAAAGTAAAATTTATTAAAGTTTTAAGTAAACGATGTAATATTATATTAGTAGCGTTAGTCATTTATTTTCAATTTCAATTTTTTCGTCCTTTAATTAATCATTTTAAATGCTTAGTCTAAATTTTTGTAATAAAAAACGTATCAAACAATTATCTTTGTGTTACCATTACTTCCGTGTTATAGTAAATAAGTAATCTAATTTGAAACGTAATCTGAGCGATATATTCACACTATAAAAACTCCTTTTACTAATTAATATTAATTGCAACAAAACACGTATTATATACGTATTAGGAGGAAATATATATGAATAACGGTACAGTAAAATGGTTTAACTCAGATAAAGGTTTTGGATTTATCACTGGTGAAGATGGAAATGACGTATTTGCACACTTCTCAGCTATCCAAGGCGATGGATTCAAAACATTAGATGAAGGTCAAGCTGTTTCTTATGATATTGAAGAAGGACAACGTGGCCCTCAAGCAGTAAATATTGTAAAATAATGTTGAACTTTAACCACCTCAATCGAGGTGGTTTTTATATAATGGCTCATAACCGTCCGATCGTAAGTTCGAGTCCTACAGGGTACATAAACTTTAAAATTAACGTTTTATTCTAGAATAAAATATAAAAATAATTTTTTGTTGCATGCGGATTAGTTTGTTGTTATAATTTTTCTAGAAGATTAAGCCATGATCGTCAGAATGCGGTTATGGCGTTTTTTGTATAGGTGGTAATATGATTAGCAAACCGTTTAAAACATTAGATAATCAGATTGATATTTTGATAAGTAGAGGACTGGTTGTTTCCGACAAAGAGGTAACTAAGTCTATTCTTTTGAGAGAAAATTACTATAATGTTATTAATGGATACAAAGATATCTTTTTGTCCTACAGGGTACATATAGTAAAAGCATTCAACTTGTTAAATGGTTGAATGCTTTTTTGTTATTGAAAAATAAAAAATGTAATCATGTTATTCTCTTTCCGAATATTATTGCCCTAGTCTTTTTTGTATCTTTTTAATTTGATATACTTATTTTTGAGGTGATTCCGAAAGTGAGAAAAATATCAAAGATATTAATTATGTTTTCCATTGTTTTAACTGGATGTGTTTACTCATCCAGTAGCTTATTGAACCATAAAGAAACTTACCTAGTAGCCCATAGAGGTGCACATATAATTGCTCCTGAGAATACAGTTGAAGCTATGAGAGAAGCAAAATCACTTGGCTATAATGCAGTAGAAGTTGATGTAAGAACTAGTAAAGATGGAGTGAATTTCTTGATGCACGATGACACTCTTGATAGGACAACAAACGGAGAAGGACAACCAGAAAGGTTTACAATCAAACAGCTTAAAGAATTGTCGATAGATACTTCAAATTATCCAAAATATAAAGATAAAAAAG harbors:
- a CDS encoding phage holin family protein gives rise to the protein MESFSTKMILAMCGLYVAGKVLKEIPKFPDWGIPLALTIISCICTPLLFGGYNVFHFFVAIVTVGITVYGDQLWKQTTYGIKELDKGDDENELHN
- a CDS encoding peptidoglycan recognition protein family protein, whose translation is MSYTINKEFMLAANEGDSRKAQNWYIIAHETANPRATGRNEASYMKNNWRNAYTTHVVGDGIVYLIGEPGYVSWGALDANCYAPAQIELQHTTDKALFEKNYRVYVELIRDLCNQFGIPKTLDAGGKGIKGVKSHQWVTQNYGGDHTDPYGYLASMGISKEQFARDIANGFGSSCKTVTAQSKPVAKPQTPSDHDKAVAASKAVHQGNAWAKLDKFNEVSKGKVRIAGWLVPDKPDGPIGKCAYILIMKHGTNKEITRVASQGIKRPDVKKTYGYKGGDALGMDVTVDLSWVKKGTKIDIIFRRCNQANGEGAVNDVRIRDIYLTL
- a CDS encoding cold-shock protein → MNNGTVKWFNSDKGFGFITGEDGNDVFAHFSAIQGDGFKTLDEGQAVSYDIEEGQRGPQAVNIVK